Below is a window of Pyrobaculum aerophilum str. IM2 DNA.
GATTTTAACAAGGGCTCTACGTGGTTTTCAAATATGGCTTCCATCTCCTTGGGGACTCCGGGCAGAAGCACTACTAGTTTGCCCCCGCTTTCATATAAAATGCCGGGGGCCGTGCCCACGGGGTTTGGCAAAGGAGTGGCGCCGGGAGGCATCATTGCCATTTTAATTCTCTCAGGAGTTAGCGCGTAGCCGCGTGACTCGTATTTTCCCCTCACCATTTTCAACGCCTCATCGTTAACCACAGCCTCTACGCCCAGAGCCTTGCAAAACGCCAGATTTGTTATGTCGTCTGGAGTTGGGCCGAGGCCGCCTGTTAAAATCACCACGTCTGCTCTGTTTATGGCCTCTCTAAACGCCTCTACTATGTCATTTTCCTCATCGGGCACGACGACAATGCGCCTAACAGAATAGCCGAGAAAGGTGAGTTTGCTTGCAAGCCACGCGGCATTTGTATTAACAACTCTGCCAATTAACAGCTCGTTACCTACTGAAAGAATCCAGGCCACCCCCTTCATCTTAATACAGCTAATCCGTCCCTTTTATCTCTTCTCTTATGATAAAAAGCAGTCCAATTAATGTCAACACAATGCCTATTGCCTCAACAGGTATTTCTAAAGGGCCTACGCTGGGAAGCTCGGCGCGGACGGTCCCCCTTGGGAGCTCCCCAAGTATTGGAACTGCGAGTAGAGTCGCCCCCACGGGCTCGCCCAGAGTGCTTACTGCTATTGTAATTGCCCTGTGCTTGCCGAGGAGATAATTAAAAACTGTGTGCCCCAACATCATGGGAATAGAGGCGATTAGGAGGAACATTAAAAAGGTGTGCGCGTCGTACTGCGTCAAATTGGCTCTAAGCAAGACGGCCGTAACTAAGGAGACTAAAGAGGCAACTCCATACGCCACGGCGACGTATCCAAAAGTCCCTACAGACAGCCTGATAATGCGGCCAAGGGCTAAATACCCAGCAAAAGACAACGCGCCTATAATGGCGAGTATATTCCCCGCAAAGCCGCCAGGCGAGAAAGTAATTAATACGCTGCCCAAGACGGCCACGGCAACTCCCGCCACGGTAGTTCCGCTTACTCTCTCCCCTATTCTCCGCGATAGGGCCAACATAAAGATCGGGTGAATATTTACAAGGGTGGTGCTGGCGGCCACAGTGGTTAGAAACAGAGAAGGGATCCAGCTTAGAAAATGCACGGCTAAAAACAAACCGGAGGCAATTGAATACGCTAAGGCGCGCCCCCTGGGCAACTCCAAGCCCCTCCATACGCCAATGAGGAGGACGATGAGAGTTGCAAAGGCCAGCCTCCAGAACGTAATAGCTAAGGGATCTGCAGGGGTTAATCTTATTAAAATAGCGGCGCTCGAAATAGCCAAAATGCCGACAGGCAGTAGCCAGAGCATTAATCTAAAAATTCTTATTTATACAAATCAATACTGCCTCATGAAATTCCCAGAAGTGGAACTACAAGCACACACCGGCGAGGTGATTTTGCCGGCGAGAACGCCTAAGGCAGTGGTGTATTTCTTCCCAAAGGCTTTTACACAGGGATGCACGCGGGAGACTATACGATTTAATGAGCTTTACGAACAGTTCAAGCAGAGGGGATATGAGGTATACGGCGTATCCACAGACAGCGTGGAGACGTTGAGAAAATTCGCCGATAGATACGGCGTTAAGTTCAAACTGCTAAGCGATAAAGGCGGAAAGCTCGCCTCGCAACTCGGCATATTGAGGCCGACGGGAACCGCGGAGCGCGTCACTTATATTCTAAAAGAGGGCGAGGTAGTGCACGTCTTGAGGGGGCTTAAATCTGCCGATGAACACGCAGACCGCGCCCTAGAGCTCGCCCAATGAAAATTTACGAAGTTAAAGGGCCCTGCCCCGAGCTGGGAGTAACTCTTGCCAGAATAGCCGCAGAATTGGGAGAGGGCGAAGAGGCTCTAGTGGTGAGCAAGTGGAGATACGTGATAAACGACTTGAAAAACTCAGCGAGTCTCCTCGGCTTGGAGATAGTCGCCGTGCAAGAACAGGGGGATCGCGTTCAAGTAGTCGTCAAAAAGTCAAGACAAGCTCTGCATCTTTAGCAAGGGCCAAGAACGTCAAAGACCCCGCGGCTTCAACTCCGTCTATTGGCCGCACTCCCAGCATTTTAACAACGGGTTCGTCGACATAAATCTTTACGCCGCTTTTAATACACTCAGCGGCGAGCTCCTCAAGGCTCTTCGCTCCTATCTTCCTTATTTTCCACTTTATGTACAAAGAGGCGAGATACGGCAGGCCAATAAGCCGGGTTTTCGGCTTTTTGCTGAATATAAAGGCGCCGAGCCCCGTGGCGAAGAGATGCACGTCATAGCCTATTGACTTAGCTGACAGGGCTATCACCAAGGCGTGGTAAGCCCTTGCTATGTCGTTATCAGACAACATAATGACTAGTTTAGGCATATATACTCCTCGGATGCGTATTAATAGATGATGTGCCAATGCAGGCGGCGACTATGTGACCGGTGACCTGCCGGCTGATTTAAACGAAGGGCATTTCGCGCCGATGGGGCACTGACCGCATTTGGGATTCCTGGCTCTGCACACATCTCGGCCGAACTGAATTAGCTTTAGGTGAAAATCGAGATATTTATCCCTGGGGAGTCTCTCCATAAACCAACGGCTTATTTCATCGTACTTCTCGCCTATCCCCCACCGCTTTGCAATTCTAGTGATGTGAGTGTCGACTGGGAAAGCTGGAAGGCCTAAGTTTACCAGAACCACATCTGCCGTCTTTTTGCCAACCCCCGGCAGGCTGAGTAGCAATTCCCTAGCCCTCTCGGGGCCCATCTCCACGAGTCTCTCCGGCGTTAGGCCCAGCTGAATAAAGGCCTCTGCCAGGGCTTTTAAATTACGGGCGCGTTGTCTATACATGCCTGCCGGCTTGATTAACTCCTCAAGCGCCTCAATTGGCAATTCCAGCAAGGCTTGCGGCGTAATTGTCCCTACTTGCTTCTCTAAATTCTCCAGCGCTTTAAAGGCGTTTTTGTCGGAGGTGTTTTGGCTCAGCACCACGGCGACTAGCATTTTGAACAAGTTCTTCTCTCTCCGCCACACAACTGGGGCGATGAACTCATTAAGCCTCAGCTCGACATATCTGTCCACTATTTCGATTAATTCAGACACGTCAACTTGTTTATAGCCCTTATATATTTCTCGCGCCGATAAGACGTGGACGAAATGAAATTTTCGGTGAGGAAATCAGATTTTGACAAGTTCGCAGAGAGGCTTGGCGTAAGCCCTGAGGAATTGCTCTCCGCGCTTAAGGCCGAGGTGGTTAAAGTAGGGCCTGGCTTTAGATATGTCATCAACATGGAGAATTTCTTTTACTTCGTCCTGTCTAAAATATTCGAGAAGAAAAGGCCCGCCCAGCGCGAGGTCTCCCAGGAGGAGTTTGAAGACTCGTTGAACAAGGCGATAGATAGGCTGGCCGGGATTAGCGGATATGCCAAGCTGGTAGAGGTGAAAGAGGCAGTGACGCAAGAATTAGGAATAGGTGAGGAGGAATTCGTGAAGAGGCTCTCAGAGCTTCTTCAAAGAAAGAGAGGGGCGTATGTGCTGTTGGAGGGCGGGGACGCGAAAATTCAAATCGGCGCCAAGAAGTACGGATTTATCAAAAGAGTTGAGAAGAGGGCTGTGGCCGAGGTGGTGTACTATTAGTGAGATACAGTCTTTCGTTTATTTAACAAGTCATTCATAACGATGTGAGTTTAAACGGCTGTAATATACCCAAGTGGCCCGTCGCTGGCGACGGCCTTAAACTCGGCGGCAGGTCGTGGCAGAGGGCCGTTGAGGCCCTTGTAAAACTCACATCTACGTTTCCGATGGCTATTCTCTTGGGCAGGGCAGGGATGGGGAAGTCGCAAGTGGCCTACGAGGTGTGTAAAAAGACTAACTGCATTTACGTGGATTTGACAGAGGTGGGGGAGAGGAATATGGCTAACGTAGTGGCTATCGTGGTGTGGAGGCTGTTGTCTAGATATGGAGATAAGGGAGTAAGGAATAGGGTGGCTGAGGCGTATAAAAAATTCGGCTATGAGGGCCTCCTCTCTCTGGCAAAGGGAGACCCTGCGTGGACGTTGAGATCGGCCCTAGAGCTCGCTGGGGGGAGGACTGTAATAGTGCTAGACGAGCTCTTGCCCTCAGCTGAGGATCCCAAGTTCTTCGAAGTGGCGTATATTCTTCACAGGGTTCGAAACATGCATCTTTCCAACGCCTCCTTTCTTGTTACGATGTTGCCCGAGGTGTATGAAAAAATAGTAGAGCGTATACCGCCTCTTGGAAACTTCTTTATACACATTACTGTG
It encodes the following:
- a CDS encoding peroxiredoxin; translated protein: MKFPEVELQAHTGEVILPARTPKAVVYFFPKAFTQGCTRETIRFNELYEQFKQRGYEVYGVSTDSVETLRKFADRYGVKFKLLSDKGGKLASQLGILRPTGTAERVTYILKEGEVVHVLRGLKSADEHADRALELAQ
- the nth gene encoding endonuclease III domain-containing protein, whose amino-acid sequence is MSELIEIVDRYVELRLNEFIAPVVWRREKNLFKMLVAVVLSQNTSDKNAFKALENLEKQVGTITPQALLELPIEALEELIKPAGMYRQRARNLKALAEAFIQLGLTPERLVEMGPERARELLLSLPGVGKKTADVVLVNLGLPAFPVDTHITRIAKRWGIGEKYDEISRWFMERLPRDKYLDFHLKLIQFGRDVCRARNPKCGQCPIGAKCPSFKSAGRSPVT
- a CDS encoding ATPase AAA; this encodes MSLNGCNIPKWPVAGDGLKLGGRSWQRAVEALVKLTSTFPMAILLGRAGMGKSQVAYEVCKKTNCIYVDLTEVGERNMANVVAIVVWRLLSRYGDKGVRNRVAEAYKKFGYEGLLSLAKGDPAWTLRSALELAGGRTVIVLDELLPSAEDPKFFEVAYILHRVRNMHLSNASFLVTMLPEVYEKIVERIPPLGNFFIHITVQLPDVIPEDEVDDIISAYCPEKVELARKILAERPDITVRELLLELNNMPSRRYVELVPAD
- a CDS encoding DMT family transporter; translation: MLWLLPVGILAISSAAILIRLTPADPLAITFWRLAFATLIVLLIGVWRGLELPRGRALAYSIASGLFLAVHFLSWIPSLFLTTVAASTTLVNIHPIFMLALSRRIGERVSGTTVAGVAVAVLGSVLITFSPGGFAGNILAIIGALSFAGYLALGRIIRLSVGTFGYVAVAYGVASLVSLVTAVLLRANLTQYDAHTFLMFLLIASIPMMLGHTVFNYLLGKHRAITIAVSTLGEPVGATLLAVPILGELPRGTVRAELPSVGPLEIPVEAIGIVLTLIGLLFIIREEIKGTD
- a CDS encoding nicotinamide mononucleotide deamidase-related protein, which codes for MKGVAWILSVGNELLIGRVVNTNAAWLASKLTFLGYSVRRIVVVPDEENDIVEAFREAINRADVVILTGGLGPTPDDITNLAFCKALGVEAVVNDEALKMVRGKYESRGYALTPERIKMAMMPPGATPLPNPVGTAPGILYESGGKLVVLLPGVPKEMEAIFENHVEPLLKSRGPPVYFSEREVVVRGVPEADIAPVIREVMRLDKRVYVKSHPRGFEVNAPLLHIHIYASAGSKEEAEALVSKASDRLIELIKLKYGDRASISTG
- a CDS encoding DsrE/DsrF/DrsH-like family protein, whose translation is MPKLVIMLSDNDIARAYHALVIALSAKSIGYDVHLFATGLGAFIFSKKPKTRLIGLPYLASLYIKWKIRKIGAKSLEELAAECIKSGVKIYVDEPVVKMLGVRPIDGVEAAGSLTFLALAKDAELVLTF